One genomic window of Medicago truncatula cultivar Jemalong A17 chromosome 1, MtrunA17r5.0-ANR, whole genome shotgun sequence includes the following:
- the LOC25482316 gene encoding rust resistance kinase Lr10 — translation MSLILTKLAMLLFLMNLGNCLSDSSNRCPFKLECTHNKKILELPTQPVPVKLILTDIDYTDPRIDLSDPGNCLPQLLLDHNFSSIFPFKPYLSGYSVSRNISFFNCSSVVQLRSYNQVYEAQNMTSCPIYVAYSDSDSIIESDLVYCIKLFDRVALFPASSIQSNILSLKWYGTNFDLGCLKCEHKAMKRIAFIILSSAGVIIGLTLLVLMLGAIIRIHRHFKMKGEDHERIENFLKDYKALKPTRFSYADIKRITNKFKDKIGEGAHGAVYKGKLSSQIQVAVKMLNNAEGDGKEFINEVGTMGKIHHLNVVRLLGFCADGFHRALVYDFFPSGSLQKFISPPSNKDSFLGWDKLQQIALGIANGIEYLHQGCDQRILHFDINPHNVLIDDNLTPKITDFGLAKMCSKNQSTISMTAAKGTLGYMAPEVFSRNFGNVSYKSDIYSYGMLLLEMVGGRKNSNTTTSEGSPQVLYPDWIHSLVEGGDIQIPIDEEQDDFRIAKKMAIVGLWCIQWQPMHRPSMKTVLQMLQGEGDKLKVPRNPFGPSTSTNTTASIVSKPMSLELEVIKELD, via the exons ATGTCACTGATATTAACAAAACTTGCTATGCTGCTATTTCTAATGAACCTTGGAAATTGTCTCAGTGATTCATCCAATCGATGTCCCTTCAAGCTCGAATGTACACATAACAAAAAGATTCTTGAACTTCCTACTCAACCAGTCCCTGTGAAACTCATCCTCACTGACATTGATTATACAGACCCAAGAATAGATTTATCTGATCCTGGAAATTGTTTACCACAACTCTTACTTGACCACaacttttcatcaatttttccttttaagCCTTATCTCTCCGGATATTCTGTATCTAGAAATATCAGTTTCTTCAATTGTTCTTCAGTTGTACAACTCAGAAGCTACAATCAAGTGTACGAAGCACAAAATATGACATCATGTCCAATTTATGTTGCTTATTCGGATAGCGATAGTATCATTGAATCTGATCTTGTATACTGCATCAAACTGTTTGATCGCGTTGCTTTATTTCCCGCATCTTCCATTCAATCAAACATACTCTCATTGAAATGGTATGGAACAAATTTTGACTTAGGATGCTTGAAATGTGAACACAAAGCAATGAAAAGGATTGCATTCATTATTTTATCCTCTGCAG GTGTAATAATCGGTTTAACTTTGCTAGTGCTTATGCTCGGTGCTATTATTCGAATTCATCGCCATTTCAAGATGAAAGGCGAAGATCATGAAAGAATCGAAAACTTTTTGAAGGATTATAAGGCTTTAAAGCCAACCAGATTCTCCTATGCTGACATAAAGagaattacaaacaaatttaaggATAAGATCGGAGAAGGAGCTCATGGAGCTGTTTACAAAGGTAAATTATCAAGTCAAATTCAAGTTGCTGTTAAGATGCTCAATAACGCTGAAGGAGATGGGAAGGAGTTCATAAATGAAGTGGGAACAATGGGCAAAATCCACCATCTCAATGTTGTCCGTTTGCTTGGCTTTTGTGCCGATGGATTTCATCGTGCTCTAGTCTATGACTTCTTCCCAAGTGGTTCGTTGCAGAAATTCATTTCTCCTCCTAGCAACAAAGATAGTTTCCTTGGATGGGATAAGTTGCAACAAATTGCTCTAGGCATAGCCAATGGAATAGAGTATCTTCACCAAGGTTGTGATCAAAGAATTCTTCACTTTGACATCAATCCTCATAACGTCTTGATCGATGACAATTTAACCCCAAAAATTACAGACTTCGGTTTGGCTAAGATGTGCTCGAAAAATCAAAGTACTATATCTATGACCGCGGCCAAAGGAACATTAGGATACATGGCACCCGAAGTTTTTTCTAGAAACTTTGGGAATGTCTCTTATAAGTCCGATATATATAGTTATGGCATGTTGTTGCTGGAGATGGTTGGGGGAAGGAAGAATTCGAACACAACCACAAGTGAAGGAAGTCCACAAGTTTTATATCCAGATTGGATCCACAGTTTAGTTGAAGGAGGAGACATACAAATCCCTATAGATGAAGAACAGGATGATTTCAGAATTgcaaaaaaaatggcaattgtGGGATTATGGTGCATTCAGTGGCAACCTATGCATCGTCCGTCCATGAAAACTGTGTTGCAAATGTTACAAGGAGAGGGAGACAAGCTAAAAGTTCCACGCAATCCTTTTGGGCCATCGACTTCCACCAATACAACTGCTAGTATCGTTTCAAAACCTATGAGTTTGGAGCTGGAAGTGATTAAAGAGTTAGAttag
- the LOC25482317 gene encoding PR5-like receptor kinase isoform X1 produces MVVVVLLFHDHHHQRCYAITITNNQTYCPSSSCGTIRNIKHPFRLQNDPANCGDPRYELSCENNITTLTLFSGKYYVKSINYRNYSMRVVDLGIQEGDCSSMPRYFLTAANFTSSYDYNYHGDPYELGNGQSLVEHVIYLNCSNQVKNDPLYVDTSPCRINSANNSYVYAIDRDFSVGELNVGCRVKIVTISSAPALIVTEGRQPFPYKEIHRLLSYGFELSWMRRGCEDHCDNNNQNCFMDYNAGYLVCQNDDCITPLGLQINCVHLSKMRILIEDVILGIVKGLLQIVGVTKSSELAGGEFDLSNKVSDSKIAIKLGRISGRYILPSLVMRFTTGLVVFFVLLIYTCRRKHASIYENIEVFLRGSTMMPIRYSYKDIKKMTRSFKVKLGEGGFGCVYKGNLISGPFVAIKMLGNSKGNGQDFINEVATIGRIHHANVVRLIGFCFERSKRALVYEFMPNGSLDKYISSKDDVIDLTCKKMYEISLGVARGIAYLHEGCDMQILHFDIKPHNILLDENFIPKVSDFGLAKLYPNDISIVTLTAARGTIGYMAPELFYKNIGGVSYKADVYSFGMLLMEMASKKRNLNPHADRSSQIFFPIWIYNQLIEDKEIEIDEITYEENNNVKKMFIIALWCIQLKPCDRPSMNKVIEMLEGNIENIEMPPKPSLYPNEMIQEDLDVNSNEIESENDGSTSLIDDEDATKSLLMNSA; encoded by the exons ATGGTAGTTGTTGTGTTGCTATTtcatgatcatcatcatcaaagatGTTATGCAATTACTATTACTAATAACCAAACATATTGTCCATCCTCATCATGTGGCACAATCAGAAACATAAAACATCCTTTTCGACTTCAGAATGATCCAGCAAACTGCGGTGATCCGAGGTATGAGTTATCCTGCGAAAACAACATCACAACGTTAACTTTGTTTTCAGGTAAATACTATGTGAAATCAATCAACTACAGAAACTACTCAATGAGAGTAGTTGATCTTGGAATTCAAGAAGGTGATTGCTCCTCCATGCCTCGCTATTTCTTAACCGCAGCCAATTTCACAAGTTCTTACGATTATAATTACCACGGGGATCCATATGAATTGGGTAACGGTCAATCTCTGGTTGAGCACGTAATATACTTGAACTGTAGCAATCAAGTGAAGAACGATCCTCTGTACGTGGATACATCTCCGTGTAGAATCAACTCTGCAAATAACAGCTATGTTTATGCAATTGATAGGGACTTTAGTGTTGGTGAATTAAATGTTGGTTGCCGTGTGAAGATTGTTACTATATCATCAGCTCCAGCTTTAATCGTCACCGAGGGAAGACAACCTTTTCCGTACAAGGAAATTCATAGACTTCTAAGCTATGGATTTGAACTTTCGTGGATGAGACGTGGTTGTGAAGATCATTGTGACAATAACAATCAAAACTGCTTCATGGATTACAACGCCGGATATCTTGTATGTCAAAATGATGATTGCATAACTCCATTGGGACTTCAAATAAATTGTG TACATTTGTCAAAGATGCGCATATTGATTGAAG ATGTTATACTTGGCATTGTTAAAG GACTACTCCAAATAGTCGGCGTGACAAAAAGTTCAGAATTAGCAGGTGGAGAATTTGATTTATCCAACAAAGTTTCTGATTCCAAAATTGCCATTAAATTAGGAAGAATAAGTGGAAGGTATATCTTGCCATCATTGGTAATGAGATTTACGACGGGCCTTGTAGTTTTCTTTGTGCTATTGATATATACATGTCGAAGAAAACATGCCTCAATTTACGAAAATATTGAAGTTTTTCTTCGTGGAAGTACCATGATGCCAATCAGGTATTCATACAAAGATATAAAGAAGATGACTAGAAGTTTTAAGGTCAAGTTAGGTGAAGGAGGGTTCGGTTGTGTTTATAAAGGAAATTTAATTAGTGGTCCATTTGTGGCCATAAAGATGTTGGGTAACTCTAAGGGTAATGGGCAAGACTTTATTAATGAAGTTGCAACCATAGGAAGAATACACCATGCAAATGTGGTTAGACttattggtttttgttttgagagaTCAAAACGTGCACTTGTTTATGAATTCATGCCCAACGGCTCTCTTGATAAATACATTTCCTCTAAAGATGATGTTATTGATCTAACTTGCAAGAAAATGTATGAGATATCTCTTGGAGTGGCTCGTGGAATTGCTTATTTGCATGAAGGATGTGACATGCAAATCTTGCATTTTGATATCAAGCCCCATAACATCCTTCTTGATGAGAACTTTATTCCCAAAGTTTCAGACTTTGGTCTGGCAAAGCTTTATCCAAATGACATTAGCATTGTCACTTTAACTGCAGCTAGAGGAACAATTGGATACATGGCTCCTGAATTGTTCTACAAAAATATTGGAGGAGTATCCTACAAGGCCGATGTATATAGCTTTGGAATGCTTTTGATGGAAATGGCAAGTaagaaaagaaatttaaatCCACATGCCGATCGTTCAAGTCAAATTTTCTTTCCCATTTGGATTTATAATCAATTGATTGAAGACAAGGAGATAGAAATAGATGAAATTACATACGAGGAAAATAATAATGTGAAGAAGATGTTCATAATTGCATTATGGTGTATACAATTGAAACCATGTGATCGTCCTTCAATGAACAAAGTGATAGAGATGCTTGAAggaaatattgaaaatattgaAATGCCTCCAAAGCCCTCTTTGTATCCAAATGAAATGATTCAGGAAGACCTTGACGTCAACTCTAATGAAATTGAATCTGAAAATGATGGCTCTACTAGTTTAATCGATGACGAAGATGCAACAAAGTCTCTATTGATGAATTCTGCTTAA
- the LOC25482317 gene encoding rust resistance kinase Lr10 isoform X2, giving the protein MVVVVLLFHDHHHQRCYAITITNNQTYCPSSSCGTIRNIKHPFRLQNDPANCGDPRYELSCENNITTLTLFSGKYYVKSINYRNYSMRVVDLGIQEGDCSSMPRYFLTAANFTSSYDYNYHGDPYELGNGQSLVEHVIYLNCSNQVKNDPLYVDTSPCRINSANNSYVYAIDRDFSVGELNVGCRVKIVTISSAPALIVTEGRQPFPYKEIHRLLSYGFELSWMRRGCEDHCDNNNQNCFMDYNAGYLVCQNDDCITPLGLQINCVHLSKMRILIEGLLQIVGVTKSSELAGGEFDLSNKVSDSKIAIKLGRISGRYILPSLVMRFTTGLVVFFVLLIYTCRRKHASIYENIEVFLRGSTMMPIRYSYKDIKKMTRSFKVKLGEGGFGCVYKGNLISGPFVAIKMLGNSKGNGQDFINEVATIGRIHHANVVRLIGFCFERSKRALVYEFMPNGSLDKYISSKDDVIDLTCKKMYEISLGVARGIAYLHEGCDMQILHFDIKPHNILLDENFIPKVSDFGLAKLYPNDISIVTLTAARGTIGYMAPELFYKNIGGVSYKADVYSFGMLLMEMASKKRNLNPHADRSSQIFFPIWIYNQLIEDKEIEIDEITYEENNNVKKMFIIALWCIQLKPCDRPSMNKVIEMLEGNIENIEMPPKPSLYPNEMIQEDLDVNSNEIESENDGSTSLIDDEDATKSLLMNSA; this is encoded by the exons ATGGTAGTTGTTGTGTTGCTATTtcatgatcatcatcatcaaagatGTTATGCAATTACTATTACTAATAACCAAACATATTGTCCATCCTCATCATGTGGCACAATCAGAAACATAAAACATCCTTTTCGACTTCAGAATGATCCAGCAAACTGCGGTGATCCGAGGTATGAGTTATCCTGCGAAAACAACATCACAACGTTAACTTTGTTTTCAGGTAAATACTATGTGAAATCAATCAACTACAGAAACTACTCAATGAGAGTAGTTGATCTTGGAATTCAAGAAGGTGATTGCTCCTCCATGCCTCGCTATTTCTTAACCGCAGCCAATTTCACAAGTTCTTACGATTATAATTACCACGGGGATCCATATGAATTGGGTAACGGTCAATCTCTGGTTGAGCACGTAATATACTTGAACTGTAGCAATCAAGTGAAGAACGATCCTCTGTACGTGGATACATCTCCGTGTAGAATCAACTCTGCAAATAACAGCTATGTTTATGCAATTGATAGGGACTTTAGTGTTGGTGAATTAAATGTTGGTTGCCGTGTGAAGATTGTTACTATATCATCAGCTCCAGCTTTAATCGTCACCGAGGGAAGACAACCTTTTCCGTACAAGGAAATTCATAGACTTCTAAGCTATGGATTTGAACTTTCGTGGATGAGACGTGGTTGTGAAGATCATTGTGACAATAACAATCAAAACTGCTTCATGGATTACAACGCCGGATATCTTGTATGTCAAAATGATGATTGCATAACTCCATTGGGACTTCAAATAAATTGTG TACATTTGTCAAAGATGCGCATATTGATTGAAG GACTACTCCAAATAGTCGGCGTGACAAAAAGTTCAGAATTAGCAGGTGGAGAATTTGATTTATCCAACAAAGTTTCTGATTCCAAAATTGCCATTAAATTAGGAAGAATAAGTGGAAGGTATATCTTGCCATCATTGGTAATGAGATTTACGACGGGCCTTGTAGTTTTCTTTGTGCTATTGATATATACATGTCGAAGAAAACATGCCTCAATTTACGAAAATATTGAAGTTTTTCTTCGTGGAAGTACCATGATGCCAATCAGGTATTCATACAAAGATATAAAGAAGATGACTAGAAGTTTTAAGGTCAAGTTAGGTGAAGGAGGGTTCGGTTGTGTTTATAAAGGAAATTTAATTAGTGGTCCATTTGTGGCCATAAAGATGTTGGGTAACTCTAAGGGTAATGGGCAAGACTTTATTAATGAAGTTGCAACCATAGGAAGAATACACCATGCAAATGTGGTTAGACttattggtttttgttttgagagaTCAAAACGTGCACTTGTTTATGAATTCATGCCCAACGGCTCTCTTGATAAATACATTTCCTCTAAAGATGATGTTATTGATCTAACTTGCAAGAAAATGTATGAGATATCTCTTGGAGTGGCTCGTGGAATTGCTTATTTGCATGAAGGATGTGACATGCAAATCTTGCATTTTGATATCAAGCCCCATAACATCCTTCTTGATGAGAACTTTATTCCCAAAGTTTCAGACTTTGGTCTGGCAAAGCTTTATCCAAATGACATTAGCATTGTCACTTTAACTGCAGCTAGAGGAACAATTGGATACATGGCTCCTGAATTGTTCTACAAAAATATTGGAGGAGTATCCTACAAGGCCGATGTATATAGCTTTGGAATGCTTTTGATGGAAATGGCAAGTaagaaaagaaatttaaatCCACATGCCGATCGTTCAAGTCAAATTTTCTTTCCCATTTGGATTTATAATCAATTGATTGAAGACAAGGAGATAGAAATAGATGAAATTACATACGAGGAAAATAATAATGTGAAGAAGATGTTCATAATTGCATTATGGTGTATACAATTGAAACCATGTGATCGTCCTTCAATGAACAAAGTGATAGAGATGCTTGAAggaaatattgaaaatattgaAATGCCTCCAAAGCCCTCTTTGTATCCAAATGAAATGATTCAGGAAGACCTTGACGTCAACTCTAATGAAATTGAATCTGAAAATGATGGCTCTACTAGTTTAATCGATGACGAAGATGCAACAAAGTCTCTATTGATGAATTCTGCTTAA
- the LOC25482321 gene encoding LEAF RUST 10 DISEASE-RESISTANCEUS RECEPTOR-LIKE PROTEIN KINASE-like 2.5, translating to MSRGKSFTCYEESISLLSFLQIVMVVTVLLLHHHHQTCDAITNTNNKTYCPPSSCGKISNIKHPFRLKNDPATCGDPKYELSCENNITALTLFSGKYYVQEINYINYTIRLVDPGIEEGDYSSIPRYSLTSSNLTIFQYYDYNDADPYQIDTYFKHGYIIYLKCSKQVNDDTEYVDTAPCISSDSKSYLYAFASDFCVEYYEDDYGYEECYYWKHFSVGRLKDYCQVKLVAMSSYFPNVRVREGVPDRSLSYQEIHGMLLYGFQLSWMSSACRELCGEKNECKLNYTTGAFECSDNNYCEYPLGPEVNKRCDQVPKQFILMEDIILGIVKGVLKIFGLTKSSVLPQKNLESKTAIDTGRVIGRYLLPIFVARYVPGLLVFFVLLIYTCRRRHISMYEDIEVFLQGSTLMPIRYSYKEIKKMTRSFKDKLGEGGFGAVYKGKLCSGPFVAIKMLGKSKGNGQDFISEVATIGRIHHTNVVRLIGFCVEGSKRALVYEFMSNGSLDKYISSREDTISLNYQKMYEISLGVARGMAYLHQGCDMQILHFDIKPHNILLDENFIPKVSDFGLAKLYPNEISIVTLTAARGTIGYMAPELFYKNIGGVSYKADVYSFGMLLMEMASKKRNLNPHAERSSQIFFPIWIYNQLADEREIEMDEISYEENINVKKMFIIALWCIQLKPCDRPSMNKVIEMLEGTIENIEMPPKPSLYPNEMIQEDLDINSNEIESENYGSTSLIDDEDATKSLLMNSA from the exons ATGAGCAGAGGGAAATCCTTCACCTGTTATGAGGAATCAATATCACTTTTAAGCTTCCTCCAAATTGTGATGGTGGTTACTGTGTTACTattgcatcatcatcatcaaacatgTGATGCAATTACTAATACAAATAACAAAACATATTGTCCACCTTCTTCATGCGGCAAAATCAGCAACATCAAACATCCGTTTCGACTTAAGAATGACCCAGCAACCTGTGGTGATCCAAAGTACGAGTTATCCTGCGAAAACAACATCACAGCGTTAACTCTGTTTTCAGGTAAATACTATGTGCAGGAAATCAACTACATAAACTACACAATTCGGTTAGTTGATCCAGGAATTGAAGAAGGTGATTACTCCTCCATTCCTCGCTATTCTTTAACCAGTTCCAATCTCACAATCTTTCAATACTATGATTACAATGACGCGGATCCATATCAAATCGATACTTATTTTAAACACGGGTACATAATATACTTGAAGTGTAGCAAACAAGTGAATGATGATACTGAGTATGTGGATACAGCTCCCTGCATCAGCTCCGACTCCAAAAGCTATCTTTATGCTTTTGCGTCAGACTTCTGCGTGGAGTACTATGAAGATGACTATGGGTACGAGGAGTGTTACTATTGGAAACACTTTTCAGTTGGGAGATTAAAAGATTATTGCCAAGTGAAGCTTGTTGCTATGTCATCTTATTTTCCTAATGTCAGAGTCAGAGAAGGTGTACCAGATCGATCACTTTCATACCAGGAAATTCATGGAATGCTACTCTATGGATTTCAGCTATCGTGGATGAGCAGTGCTTGTAGAGAACTTTGCGGCGAGAAAAATGAGTGCAAGTTGAATTACACCACCGGAGCTTTTGAATGTTCTGATAATAATTATTGCGAATATCCATTGGGACCTGAAGTCAACAAAAGATGCG aCCAAGTGCCAAAGCAGTTCATATTAATGGAAG ATATAATACTTGGCATTGTCAAag GAGTGCTAAAAATATTTGGCTTGACAAAAAGCTCTGTGTTACCACAGAAAAATTTAGAATCTAAAACTGCCATCGACACAGGAAGAGTGATAGGAAGATATCTTTTGCCAATATTTGTTGCAAGATATGTCCCGGGCCTTCTGGTTTTCTTTGTGCTATTGATATATACTTGTCGGAGAAGACATATATCAATGTATGAAGATATTGAAGTTTTTCTTCAAGGGAGTACTTTGATGCCAATTAGGTATTCatacaaagaaataaagaagatgACTCGAAGTTTTAAAGACAAGTTGGGTGAAGGAGGCTTTGGAGCTGTTTATAAAGGAAAGCTATGCAGCGGGCCATTTGTGGCCATAAAGATGTTGGGTAAATCTAAGGGTAATGGACAAGATTTCATTAGTGAAGTCGCAACCATAGGAAGAATACATCACACCAATGTGGTTCGACTTATTGGGTTTTGTGTTGAAGGATCAAAGCGTGCTCTTGTTTATGAATTCATgtccaatggctctcttgataaATATATTTCCTCTAGAGAGGATACTATCTCTCTAAATTATCAGAAAATGTATGAGATATCTCTTGGAGTGGCTCGTGGTATGGCTTATTTACATCAAGGATGTGACAtgcaaattttgcattttgataTCAAGCCCCATAACATCCTTCTTGATGAGAACTTTATCCCCAAAGTTTCAGACTTTGGTCTTGCTAAGCTTTATCCTAATGAGATTAGCATTGTCACTTTAACTGCAGCAAGAGGAACAATTGGATATATGGCTCCTGAATTGTTCTACAAAAATATTGGAGGAGTATCCTACAAGGCTGATGTATATAGCTTCGGAATGCTTTTGATGGAAATGGCAAGTAAGAAAAGAAACTTAAATCCACATGCCGAACGTTCAAGTCAAATTTTCTTTCCCATTTGGATTTATAATCAATTGGCTGATGAAAGGGAAATAGAAATGGATGAAATCTCATATGAGgaaaatattaatgtgaagaAGATGTTCATAATAGCATTATGGTGTATACAATTGAAACCATGTGATCGTCCTTCAATGAACAAAGTGATAGAGATGCTTGAAGGAACTATTGAAAATATTGAAATGCCTCCAAAGCCCTCTTTGTATCCAAATGAAATGATTCAGGAAGACCTTGACATCAACTCTAATGAAATTGAATCTGAAAATTATGGCTCTACTAGTTTAATCGATGACGAAGATGCAACAAAGTCTCTATTGATGAATTCTGCTTAA